The DNA sequence TGAATCCTGCCTTAACGGAGGTGGCTGAGGACCTGACCGCAGGCGAGGAGCTGCTCCTGAATGAAAACGTGGGCAAAAACAAGTCTTCGGCCTGTCGGAGGAAACGGGAATTCATTCCTGATGAGAAGAAAGATGCCATGTACTGGGAGAAAAGGCGGAAAAACAACGAAGCTGCCAAAAGGTCTCGGGAGAAGCGCCGGCTCAATGACTTGGTTTTAGAGAACAAGCTAATTGCACTGGGAGAAGAAAATGCCACTTTAAAAGCAGAGCTGCTTTCCCTGAAATTAAAGTTTGGTTTAATTAGCTCCACAGCATATGCTCAGGAGATCCAAAAACTCAGTAATTCCACTGCTGTGTACTTTCCAGAATACCAGGCATCCAAGGCCACTGTGAACTCGTTTGTGGATGAGCAGGAGCCTGCGCTTGTGGCCGGGAGCTGCATCTCGGTCATCAAGCACTCTCCTCAGAGCTCGCTGTCCGACACCTCCGAGGTGTCCTCGGTGGAGCACACGCAGGAAAGCCCCGCACCCGGTGGCTGCCGGAGCCCCGAGAACAAGTTCCCCATCATCAAGCAGGAGCCCATGGAGCTGGAGAGCTTTGCCCGGGAGCCAAGAGAGGAGCGGGGTGCCTACTCAGCCTCCATCTACCAGAACTACATGGGGGGCTCTTTCTCTACCTACTcccactccccacccctcctGCAGGTCAACAGGTCCTCCAGTAACTCCCCGAGAACCTCAGAGGCTGACGATGGGGTGGTGGGCAAGTCCTCCGATGGAGAAGACGAGCAGCAGGTTCCCAAGGGCCCCATCCACTCTCCGGTGGAGCTGCAGCGGGTACATACTGCAGTGGTGAAGGTCCCTGAAGTGAACCCTTCTGCCTTGCCACACAAGCTGCGCATCAAAGCCAAGGCCATGCAGATCAAAGTGGAGGCCTTGGacaatgagtttgaagccacacaGAAACTCTCCTCCCCTGCAGAGGTGACATCCAAAAGACACTTCGACCTGGAGAAGCACAGTGCCTCAGGTATGGTCCATTCCTCCTCCCTCACTCCTTTCTCAGTGCAGGTGACGAACATTCGAGATTGGTCCATCAAATCAGAACACTGGCATCAAAAAGAACTGAATGGCAAAACTCAGAATAGCTTCCAAACCGGAGTGGTGGAAATCAAAGACAGTGGCTACAAAGTTTCCAACACGGAGAATTTGTATTTGAAGCGTGGGATAGCAAACTTATCTGCAGAGGTGGTATCACTGAAAAGACTGATAGCCGCACAGCCCATCTCTGCCTCGGACTCTGGGTAATGACTACTGACTGAGCTGCGTGCAGGAAGCCGCCATGCGATGGATCAGTACGTTTTGTATCATGATGGATTTCCACTGGACCTCTGCTGTCATTTCACTGTAAGCGTGCACATGGTGTCTGTCTGGTGTCCTTGTGTACACATGAACATTAGACCGTCCTCACTGCCTTGTGTATAGTCAGTGCACACGAAGGCTGTACACAGTGGACATTATTTTTGTTCTATGATAAAGTGTGTAAGTTGCCagtttcaataaaaaaaattggtgaCCAATGCAGAAATGATGCTCTGTTCCTTTTGAcctcatggaaaaagaaaaagaaaaagccattttAAGTTACCAAGGTTGATCCTGGGGTACTCTACATTCTGATTCATGCATATGCATGGTGGTCACTTCCCTAGagcaagaaaaggaaactggGATACAGCTCAGTAGTAGGGAGcccagggaagaaagaagaatgtAACAGTGAGTTTcttgtatgggtgtgtgtgtgtgatttactAAATTAGTCCCCAtcacattgttttctttctttcgctctttctctttctctttctctttctttttccttttcttttttttttttttttttttttttttttgaggtagggtttcactctagctcaggctgacttggaattcactatgtagtctcagggtggccttgaactcacggcgttcctccagagtgctgggattaaaagcatgtaccaccatgtccaacttcttctttaaatttctgtttgtttatttgcaagcagagggggagagagagaggagagtcagagggaatgagcactccagggccaatagccactgcaaacaagctccaaatgcatgtgccacattgtgcatctgggcttatgtgggtactggggaaccgaaccctggtgcttaggctttgcaggcaagcaccttaaccactgagccatctctctagcatacATTGTTTTCAGTTTCTAGTAAGAAATTGAacaagttagctctatttttttttttttaagtagaaaactCCAAGCAATTTTGTGTATGGCCTTTCCTTAGTCATCTCCCTTTTAAGCATGACACATGGTGCGGACAGTTGAGTTACTGACCTGCTTTCCTGGGCTGTTTACAAGGAGAGGATAAGGATGACAGTGGGATCTCTGAATCTGAACAGCTCTAGAGTGAAATCAGCTAGGGGATTAAGCTAAGTGCTGTTTCTATGTAGTGTAAAGAATTTTAGGGAACCATTAGTCCCCACAGGCCAACATCTACACAGAGAATGTTGATGACCTTCTAGAGATTGTTCATATGCTCAGGGTGGACCTCACtgcagagcacttgcttagcatgtgtaaggccccgGGTTCCATCCCCATCACTAAAGAGGAAAAAATAGTAGCTCTCAGGGCTGGAGTgacagctcaatggttaaggcacttgcctggaaatcttaatgacctgagttcaactccccagtaccacattaaaccagatgcacaaattggcacatgacatgcatctggagttcatttgcattggctggaggccctggcatgccccttctctctgtctctcttctctctctctctctctctgcttggaaataagtaagtacttaaaaagagaaaaatagtagctgggaatggtggcacatgcctttaatcccagcactcaggaggcagaggtaggaggatttccatgagttcaaggccaacctgagactgcatagtaaattccaggtcagcctgggctagagtaagaccctacctcgaaaaaccaaaaaaaaaaaaaaaaaaaaaaaagtagctgtcTGTCTAGAAAGCATCGTCTCACATCCCCTGGAGCAAAGAGCATGAGTGGTTATTTGTCCACAATCCTCACTGTCCCAAGAAGTGTGTGTCATCAGGCAGTGATCATGTGTGCTTCTGTTGCACAGGTGGCGGGCAATCACATGTCTCTGGGATAGTGAGATGGATAGGAGACTCGTCACCACAGCTCTGTTTCTACACTGACCTCTTTTCTGCCCTGGATGTGGGGAACAGGTGCATGGTGACTCAGCCTGTCTCGTCACCTGCACCACACTCACTGGCTTCTTGGCCAGTACAAAGGCTTGGCGGCACATCCCATTTTAAAGTCTGCAGTCTTTCTGACTGCCCATGACTAGTAAAGTCCTGGTGCTTATTATGCTAAGTTTCCATATTGTACAGAATGTGGCACTTTACATTCAGGAAACttctgtgcatgcatacatgtccCCTACTTTGGCTTTGGCCATCAACAATGCTTCTCTCAAGTTCTTGCAGCTAGACAAATTTGTTGGCTGGGTGAGACCCTGGGCCTTTCTCCTCAGTCTTCATTAGAGACTGGGTTGAGGCCTGTGGCAGGCTTACCTATAAATGCTATAGCAAAAAAACCTTTTGGATAAAAGTACCAATGGAATCAGGAACTCCAAAACTTTTGACAGtctggaagaaaaagaatgaattataTAACATGAACTATAATAGACAGGATAtaaagttaagtttgtaaatagGAAGAAGAACCCAGGAGTGGGGTTGTAGCTTGCTAGTGTAGTGCTTTCCTAGCTGACATAAAGCCTTGGGTTCAGTCttcagaactacaaaaaaaaaaaagaaaaccttccaaGTGGGGGATAGGAGCATGAGTGTCCTCATGATTGCTGAGTCAGTGCCCTGTGAAATGGCAGCTTGTGTCATTGTGGACAGGCTCTTAACAGACAGCTGTCCTCAGACCCTGTGAATAAGAGGTGTAGTAGAAAGCATTTTGAAGAGGGGAGATTTGCTGTCATAGATAAGGAGTAAAACAAAACTGTTGGTCACTTGTCCAGAAAGGAGATGAACCTTATACTCCAGGGTACCCAGGGGAGACCAAGAGCAGAGGCAACGGCAGGAAAGTCCAATCTCATTCTAAAGCACACAAAGCAGTGTGGAAGAAGGGCCCCAGGCTCCGACCCCAGCCTTCCCCATCTTGGCTGCTGCTGTTTGGGGTTTGGCCTCTAGTGATCCTTCTGCTCTGAGGTGGGGACTGCAGATGTGGTCACCCGCCCTCGCTTGCCTCTCTGGATTGATTGTCAAGTAGGAGTGGTCACGGAGAGTGTCATACCTGGTTGTCATGGGTTTGTCACTGTTCCTTGGTGTCCCCTTGCCTTTTCACTTCAAGAGTCTATGTTGGTGTTAAGATGATGCTTACACTGTTACTCCTTAAAAATGCTAGCAaccaggggccagagagatggcttaacggttaaggcccttgccggcaaagtcaaaggacccaggtttagttccccagtacccacataaagctggatgcacaaggtgttgcatgaatctagagtgtttgcagtggccagagacccattctctgcctctctccttttctctctcaaataaataaataaataaatgaacaaatattttttaaagaaactaggAACCAGGGAAATATAAAAATCCTTGTGTTACTTGCTGCTGAGGAGTCACTGCTGCAGGGCTTTCCCATCTacagcccccacccccccagaTGATAGCTAATGAGCTTAGAACCACACATAGGCATGAACACTAAAAAGTAAGAAACCTCAGAGCTCCAAAACCTTAGGAATACACAGTAAGGTTGCTCTAAAATTGGGAGCCAGAGAAAGCTATAGCCAGGCATACCCCATGATGTCCCTAAGGACCCCAGCCCTAACACCATGGGAGTGAGAGGCAGGGAGTCCCATCATTCCCAAGGGAGCAGGTATGACAAGATGGCCAGTGGTCCATCCCAAGACCTACCTTGCCATGTATCCGTTGTATGTCCTACATGATCTCACCATACAGGAAATTAGGGAAGTGGAAGGGTGGTAGAGTGCCCCCTTTGTGAAGGAGAATGCATTTCTTTGCTGCCCTGTTATCACAGAGGACATGTTCAGGACTTCCCTGGCACCATTGTGGATGCTAAACCACAGGCAGTTCCAAAGCCTTTGCAAACAGCCTGTGATTTCAGGTATCCACGATGGTGCCAGGTAGCATCCCATCTAGCTGTCCAGGATGATAAATTGTTGGAATGCCCAGAATaccagaaaagacagagagataaaagtTCAGAATTATGAACCATAGCCATCTTAGGAATATGAACTAGGATATCGTGACTAGAACTGCTCTGAACTTCTTGGCAGTGTCGCACAGAGGGAGCTGATAGGGGCTCTAGGGAACAAAAGGAGAGAATAGATCAGGAAGGAGTATCAATGAGACTTGGTGGCAGCTTGAACAACAATGACACTGGAAGGTGACAATAcacttctccccaccccaccctcggAGTGAGGAGAAGCTGGATGCTGCTGCAGTCAAGCCCCAAGGACATCACTGGTGCTGCTGGCAGCCAGTAGAACAACTTGCCACTGCCTCAGCCAGATGTCCCAGGTTACCCACTTGAGAAGGAGAAGGTGACTTTGGGGGAAGTCCCTGAAGAAAGCCCTAGGTTCTGGGGGCTCCTCTGAAAGAACATGGAAGAAACTGAGAGGCTAGGAAGAGGCAGGATGTGGTTAGACAATTACATAAaatagagaagagaagaggaacaaAGAGCTCTAAGACCACAGCCACTGAAGAAAACAGACGTCCTAGCATATTAAGGTTTACTCTGACAGCTCTGTGAGATCCCTGGGTACCGGAAACTTTGAGACAAGTACTGAAAGCCTGTGAGGGTAGGAAAACAACAAACCCATGCCCTGCTTAGGTGCCCAGCACAGGGACACAGGTAAACCATctttagagaaaagaaagggaaggggggggggagtggctGGTGCTCTTTCTCGGGTCAGGAAGGGCAGAGCTCAAGGGCTACTTTTGAAAGGAAGAGGGTGGGAAATAAAGAGAAgggccagccactgcagacctgTGGGCTGACGGACTGCTGCAGGGCAATGAAAGCCCACCATGTGATTCGACCCTGGTTCCATTGCTCTAGAGACAAGCGAAAATACTTCCATTTCATCCTCAAATCTTCAGTGAGTCTTCCTACACTTACATACATTCGGGAGTCTATTTACCTGCTTGCTGGGGGGTATATCTGGATCTAGACTGAAAATTTCttgcttttaaaactttattgtcatgggaggaagagagaagagtaaGGTGATAGGGAAAGAAGGGCAATGTGTGCACTAGGGAGAGAGCAAAAAGGCCCAAATAAGtgagaggaggagacagacagaatgaggagAGCGACAGGAGGTAGAGGGTGCTCACACTTGAGACAGGGTAGGAGACAGAACGAGGACAGCAACAGGAGGTAGAGGGTGCTCACACTTGATGCAGGGTAAGAGACAGGCGGAACGAGGAGAGCGACAGGAGATAGAGGGTGCTCACACTTGAGTCAAGGTAGGAGACAGAACGAGGAGAGCAACAGGAGGTAGAGGGTGCTCACACTTGAGTCAGGGTAGGAGATAGGCGGAACGAGGAGAGTGACAGGAGATAGAGGGTGCTCACACTTGAGGCAGGGAAGCAAAAAGAGTTTTCTGGGAGTAAGAAATCTGATTGCAAGGGAGGGGCCTTGGGTGATGCACTGAGATAGGGGCTAGCAGGAGgcggcattccctcccccctcccatatCTCCAGTTACCCTAGTAGGAGGTGGGTTCAGAATCTGGTGTAATTGTAGCAAGGCTAAGTGTGGGGTGGGAAGAAAGGCACATGGATAAAGAGCTCTGTGATTGTTACACAGAGCAATGCATGTTTCTTAACACTGAGCCAAGGGCTATGGCCCTGAGTGTtggtgccccccacccccaggaacatCCAGTCTAGAGGGAGCCATGGATTTTGACAACCCATGTCTCCAAGACTTAGAATCTTATCTGGATCTCTTGCT is a window from the Jaculus jaculus isolate mJacJac1 chromosome 12, mJacJac1.mat.Y.cur, whole genome shotgun sequence genome containing:
- the Nfil3 gene encoding nuclear factor interleukin-3-regulated protein → MQLRKMQAIKKEQAPLDPSSGGDKIMVLNPALTEVAEDLTAGEELLLNENVGKNKSSACRRKREFIPDEKKDAMYWEKRRKNNEAAKRSREKRRLNDLVLENKLIALGEENATLKAELLSLKLKFGLISSTAYAQEIQKLSNSTAVYFPEYQASKATVNSFVDEQEPALVAGSCISVIKHSPQSSLSDTSEVSSVEHTQESPAPGGCRSPENKFPIIKQEPMELESFAREPREERGAYSASIYQNYMGGSFSTYSHSPPLLQVNRSSSNSPRTSEADDGVVGKSSDGEDEQQVPKGPIHSPVELQRVHTAVVKVPEVNPSALPHKLRIKAKAMQIKVEALDNEFEATQKLSSPAEVTSKRHFDLEKHSASGMVHSSSLTPFSVQVTNIRDWSIKSEHWHQKELNGKTQNSFQTGVVEIKDSGYKVSNTENLYLKRGIANLSAEVVSLKRLIAAQPISASDSG